One part of the Oncorhynchus kisutch isolate 150728-3 linkage group LG22, Okis_V2, whole genome shotgun sequence genome encodes these proteins:
- the LOC109867428 gene encoding transmembrane protein 170A, giving the protein MHNGYNEIGFVQQILSLNLVPRKNGTNRGNDTSLSDFSEMWYGVFLWAAVSSLVFHLPAALLALATLRQHKMARFMPIAILLMGIVGLVCGGVLTSAAIAGVYKAAGKRMISLEALVFGVGQSFCVLIISFLRVLATL; this is encoded by the exons ATGCATAACGGATATAACGAGATTGGGTTTGTTCAGCAAATTCTTAGCTTGAATTTGGTCCCAAGGAAAAATGGCACCAATCGAGGCAACGACACATCGCTTAGCGACTTCTCAG AGATGTGGTATGGAGTCTTCTTGTGGGCTGCTGTCTCTTCACTGGTGTTCCACCTCCCCGCTGCTCTCCTGGCCCTCGCCACCCTGCGACAACACAAGATGGCCCGCTTCATGCCCATCGCCATCCTACTGATGGGCATCGTGGGCCTTGTGTGTGGTGGAGTCCTTACCA GTGCTGCCATAGCTGGGGTTTACAAAGCAGCAGGGAAGAGGATGATCTCCTTGGAGGCCTTGGTGTTTGGAGTGGGCCAGTCCTTCTGTGTTCTCATTATATCCTTCCTCAGAGTCCTAGCTACACTCTAG